One stretch of Chaetodon auriga isolate fChaAug3 chromosome 18, fChaAug3.hap1, whole genome shotgun sequence DNA includes these proteins:
- the serpina10a gene encoding serpin peptidase inhibitor, clade A (alpha-1 antiproteinase, antitrypsin), member 10a: MITMTPSVLLSLVSILLLTLASSETVDPSDLTNCNADFAARLYRAVSSRTDDNVFLSAFTLSTALSALLTTTSGSTQDQLLRGLGLTGLDPQTLPDLFQSLRTVVLQGSVAMNLRQGMAILPSQSFKVPSSYLDLVQTKFGGNAQSLAYTVPQEAIDTINRWAQDQTGNQVQDLVTDLDPQTQLLLATAASYQTSFSPSFNSSLTQDERFYVDRYHVVMVPMMFRADKYFLAYDRSVKVGVLKLPMADGMAMLVVLPDEGVDITSVEEEVTAEKIQAWIRQLKKTKLEVQLPRFLLKRSYSLRDVLQTLNITQVFQDDADIINMGGAKGPKLTQVYHKSVVSVDENGGDITPGGGTNVFSTLPPRLTINRPFIFIIYQEMSSSVLFMGRVIDPTKK; this comes from the exons ATGATCACCATGActccctctgtcctgctgtcattggtcagcatcctcctcctgaCTCTGGCCTCCTCTGAGACTGTTGACCCTTCTGACCTGACCAATTGTAACGCAGACTTTGCCGCCCGGCTCTACCGAGCTGTATCCAGCCGGACCGATGACaatgtcttcctgtctgctttcaCGCTGTCCACTGCGCTGTCTGCGCTGCTGACGACCACCAGTGGGTCAACCCAGGACCAGCTGCTTCGAGGACTCGGTCTGACTGGACTGGACCCTCAGACCCTGCCAG ATCTATTTCAGAGTCTGAGGACGGTAGTCCTTCAGGGGAGCGTGGCCATGAACCTGAGGCAGGGCATGGCCATCCTCCCTTCACAGAGCTTCAAGGTGCCGTCATCCTACCTTGATCTGGTTCAGACAAAGTTTGGGGGAAACGCTCAGAGTTTGGCCTACACAGTGCCGCAGGAAGCCATCGACACTATCAACCGCTGGGCCCAGGACCAGACTGGAAACCAGGTCCAGGATCTGGTTACCGACTTGGACCCCCAGACCCAGCTGCTTCTTGCCACCGCTGCGTCCTACCAGA CCAGCTTCAGTCCATCCTTTAACTCGTCGCTCACTCAGGATGAGCGTTTTTACGTGGACAGGTATCATGTCGTCATGGTTCCCATGATGTTCAGGGCTGATAAGTACTTCCTGGCATATGACCGCTCCGTGAAGGTCGGCGTGTTGAAGCTGCCGATGGCGGACGGGATGGCCATGTTGGTGGTGCTGCCCGATGAAGGTGTGGACATCACCTCTGTCGAGGAGGAAGTGACTGCCGAGAAAATCCAGGCCTGGATCAGACAACTGAAAAAGAC GAAGTTGGAGGTGCAGCTGCCTCGCTTCCTGTTGAAGCGTTCCTACTCGCTGCGTGATGTCCTGCAAACTCTTAACATCACTCAGGTGTTTCAGGATGATGCTGACATCATCAACATGGGTGGAGCTAAAGGACCCAAACTCACACAG GTTTATCATAAATCTGTTGTGTCCGTCGATGAGAACGGCGGCGACATCACCCCAGGAGGTGGAACCAACGTGTtctccactcttcctcctcgACTGACCATCAACAGacccttcatcttcatcatctaccagGAAATGAGCAGCAGCGTGCTATTCATGGGCCGAGTCATCGATCCCACCAAGAAATAA
- the xrcc3 gene encoding DNA repair protein XRCC3: MDWDQLELHPRIVAAVRRAKLKSVKEVWSFPGLDLQRLTGLSRSDFQQLLAAAAAACRRRPPVPALLLHRGECCRLESGLRLSVGCPVLDELLRGGLPVGGVTELSGESGAGKTQLALQLCLSVQYPTQYGGLSSGAVYICTEDSFPIRRLQQLIRDQSCLRSDVPPSLISTLQFSDHVYVEHAADLDSMQVCLSRRVPLLLARGLIRLLVVDSVAALFRSEFQAADWLERTKQLLAFSSTLHHLSQEFTTPVLCINQVTDVFNSSDDSLGPLSSNVSPALGLAWANQVMVRLMIRRLQAAVARGDQHSALRRLEVVFAPHLARDERDVAVWREGVRGIPSSDR, encoded by the exons ATGGACTGGGACCAGCTGGAGCTCCACCCGAGGATTGTTGCAGCCGTAAGGAGAG CTAAACTGAAGTCTGTCAAGGAGGTTTGGTCTTTTCCTGGACTGGACCTGCAGAGACTCACTGGTCTGTCCCGCTCTGACTTCCAGCAACTGCTCGCCGCAGCCGCCGCCGCCTGCAGACGACGCCCTCCGGTCCCAG ccctCCTACTCCATCGTGGTGAGTGTTGCCGGTTAGAGTCGGGCCTCAGACTCAGTGTTGGATGTCCAGTGCTGGACGAGCTGCTGAGGGGGGGCCTTCCTGTCGGGGGCGTCACTGAGCTGTCGGGAGAAAGTGGAGCGGGGAAGACGCAGctggctctgcagctctgtctgtctgtacagtaCCCAACACAGTATGGAGGACTGAGCTCAG gagcgGTCTACATCTGCACCGAGGACTCGTTTCCCATCAgacgtctgcagcagctgatcagagatcagtccTGTCTGCGCTCTGATGTCCCTCCATCACTGATCAGCACACTGCAGTTCAGTGACCACGTATACGTTGAACACGCTGCTGACCTG GACTCCATGCAGGTGTGTCTCTCCCGCCGTGTCCCCCTCCTGTTGGCTCGGGGTCTGATCCGGCTCCTGGTGGTCGACTCAGTGGCGGCTCTGTTCAGGTCTGAGTTCcaggctgctgattggctggagagGACCAAACAGCTGCTCGCTTTCTCCTCTACACTGCACCACCTGAGCCAGGAGTTCACCACACCTGTCCTCTGTATCaaccag gtgacGGATGTGTTCAACAGCTCAGACGACAGTTTGGG CCCTCTGTCCTCCAATGTGTCACCGGCTCTGGGGTTGGCCTGGGCTAATCAGGTGATGGTTCGGCTGATGATTCGGCGCCTTCAGGCAGCGGTTGCCCGTGGTGACCAGCACAGCGCCCTCCGCAGGCTGGAGGTGGTGTTCGCTCCTCATCTGGCCCGAGACGAACGAGACGTCGctgtgtggagggagggagtcCGAGGAATCCCGAGTTCTGACAGATAA
- the LOC143336021 gene encoding BTB/POZ domain-containing protein 6-B-like, whose product MAAELFSTNLPQSNEVEVKKSFIQLSEPEPPARNHDDNDNDDDDGGIVQLNTSNDREERDGWQETQPTLRERNALMFNNEQMADVHFIVGPPGETRRVPAHKYVLAVGSSVFGAMFYGDLAEGQSEIHIPDVEPAAFLILLKYMYSDEIELEADTVLATLYAAKKYIVPALAKACVTFLETSLEAKNACVLLSQSRLFEEPELTQRCWEVIDAQAELALQSEGFCEIDLPTLEIILQRESLNIREVLIFQAVLSWAVAECRRQGLSVTPRNQRMVLGKALYLVRIPSMTLQEFADGAAQSDILTLKETHDVFLWFTASNKPRLEFPLVKRAGLAPQRCHRFQSSAYRSNQWRYRGRCDSIQFAVDRRIFMAGLCLYGSSGGKAEYSVKIELKRQGTILAQNLTKFLSDGSSSTFPVWFEHPVQVEQDTFYTVSAVLDGNELSYFGQEGMTEVQCGKVTFQFQCSSDSTNGTGVQGGQIPELVFYC is encoded by the exons atggcgGCTGAACTCTTCTCCACCAACCTCCCTCAAAGTAAcgaggtggaggtgaagaagagtTTCATCCAGCTGAGCGAACCGGAGCCGCCGGCCAGAAACCACGACGACAACGACAACGACGATGACGATGGAGGAATCGTTCAACTGAACACCAGcaatgacagagaagagagagacggCTGGCAGGAAACACAGCCCACCCTCAGAGAGAG AAACGCTCTGATGTTCAATAATGAGCAGATGGCTGATGTTCACTTCATCGTTGGCCCTCCAGGAGAAACTCGGAGAGTTCCTGCTCATAAG TACGTCCTGGCAGTgggcagctctgtgtttggagCCATGTTTTACGGAGATCTGGCTGAGGGACAATCAGAGATTCACATCCCTGATGTGGAGCCAGCTGCTTTCCTTATTCTGTTAAA GTACATGTACAGCGATGAGATTGAGTTGGAGGCTGACACTGTGCTCGCCACGCTCTATGCTGCTAAGAAGTACATTGTTCCTGCTCTGGCGAAGGCCTGCGTCACCTTCCTGGAGACGAGTCTGGAGGCGAAGAATGCCTGCGTCCTGCTGTCTCAGAGCAGGCTGTTCGAGGAGCCAGAGCTAACACAGCGCTGCTGGGAGGTGATTGATGCTCAGGCCGAACTCGCTTTGCAATCTGAAGGCTTCTGTGAGATCGACCTGCCCACGCTGGAGATCATCCTGCAAAGAGAATCGCTCAACATCCGTGAAGTCTTGATCTTCCAGGCGGTGCTAAGTTGGGCGGTGGCTGAGTGTCGACGTCAAGGCCTGTCGGTGACACCCAGGAACCAGCGAATGGTGTTGGGTAAGGCTCTGTACCTGGTCCGGATCCCCTCCATGACGCTGCAGGAGTTTGCAGATGGGGCGGCGCAGTCTGACATCCTGACGCTAAAAGAGACTCATGATGTCTTCCTATGGTTTACTGCCTCCAACAAACCCAGACTTGAATTCCCTCTGGTGAAGCGGGCTGGCCTGGCGCCACAGAGATGCCACCGCTTCCAGTCCTCAGCCTACCGTAGCAACCAATGGCGCTACAGGGGGCGCTGTGACAGCATCCAGTTCGCAGTGGACCGGCGGATCTTCATGGCCGGACTTTGTCTCTATGGGTCGAGTGGCGGTAAGGCAGAGTACAGCGTGAAGATTGAACTGAAGAGGCAGGGAACCATTCTGGCCCAGAACCTCACCAAATTCCTGTCAGATGGATCAAGCAGCACCTTTCCTGTGTGGTTTGAACACCCGGTCCAGGTGGAACAGGACACTTTCTACACGGTCAGTGCTGTCCTGGATGGAAATGAGCTGAGTTACTTTGGCCAGGAGGGGATGACTGAAGTGCAGTGTGGAAAAGTGACCTTCCAATTCCAGTGTTCATCAGACAGTACCAACGGGACTGGTGTGCAGGGGGGGCAGATCCCTGAACTGGTCTTCTACTGCTGA